The genomic DNA TGGGGCCGGCGCGGGCCAAGCAGATGATGTTCACCGGCGACCTGATCGACGGCCGCACCGCCGCCGCCTGGGGATTGGCCAACGAGGCGGTGCCGGCGGCAGAGCTGGAGGCGGCGACGCTGCGCCTTGCCGGACGTATCGCCGGCGTGCCGCGCGGGCATCTGGCCATGCACAAGATGGTGGTCAATCAGGTGATGCTGACCCAGGGCCTGGAACAGTCGCAGATGATGGCGACAGTGTTCGACGGCATCACCCGCCACAACCCTGAAGGCCTGTGGTTCCGCCGTTATGCCCAGGCCCGGGGCTTCAAGGCGGCGGTTGCCTGGCGCGACAGCGGCCGACCGATCCCCGAGGGCGACGAGGCCCGCGCCCTGATCCGCGAGATGGACGGACACGGCGACGGCTGAGGCCGCACACGGCCGGCGCCAGGCCGGATAACGGACGCCAACGACAAGAACGATAAGACGAAGACACGTCCCCAAAGGGAGGGAGACACGACCCATGCCGACCGGCACCGATGGGCGCGAGGCGGCGCTGCGCGCCCGCCTCGACGCGACACCCACGCCCTATGATCTGCTGGCACAGATCGCTGTCGAGCGTCCGGATCATCCGGCGCTGGATTATCTGCCGGATGCCGCCGGATCGCCCCCGATCACGATCAGCTATGCGGCCCTGGTCCGCGAGATCCGGCAGATGACCGCGGCCTTGCGCGCCGCAGGCGTCGGGCCGGAGGACGGCGTCGCCATCCTGCTGCCCTTCGTGCCGCAGGCGGTGATGGCGCTGATCGCCGCCACGGCGGCCGGTATCGCCTTTCCGATGAACCTGCTGCTGTCAGCCGAGGCACTGACGGCCCAGATGACCCTGGCGCGGGTCCGGGTGGTGGTGACCATGGGGCCGCATCCGGCGCTGGATGTGCATGGCAGGGTGATGGCGGCGGTGGCGGCGGTGCCGACGGTGACCAAGGTTGTCGCGGTGCCGATGGGCGCCGCCAGTCGGCAGGCTGTCAACTGGGTCGACTTCCTGGGTAGCGGTGCGGAGTGTGTGGTCGATCCGGGTCATCCCGACCGGGTGGCGGCCTTCATTCACACCGGCGGCACGACCGGTGCACCGCGGCTGGCGCAGTTGTCGGCCCGCAATCTGGCGGCAGCGACGCTGATGGCGGCGGCCGGCAGTGGCATGATCGCCGAAGACCGGGTGCTCACCGGCCTGCCGCTGTTTCATGTCGGTGGCGCGGTGGATGTGCTGCTGGCGGCCCTGTCGCAGGGCGCCACGGTGATTTTTCCAACCGCGACCGCCATGCGCAACCCGGAGGTGCTCCGCCGGTTCTGGCAGATCGTCGACGAGACCGGCGCCAGTATGATCGGCAGCGTGCCGACCATTCTGGCGGCCATCGCCGACAGCCCGCGCGGGTCCGCGCGCCTCGACCGGCTGCGGGCGATCCTGACCGGCGGTTCGCCGCTGGCGCCCGAACTGGCGGCGCGGGTGGAAAAGATCGCCGCATGCCCGGTCTGCCAGCTCTATGGCATGACCGAGACCGGCGGGATCGTGTCGGTCCAGCCGGCTGACGGCCGGTTCCACGACCATGCCGTGGGCCCGCCGGTGCCGCTGGCGCGTGTGGCGCTGGGCGCGGTCGACGCGGCCCGTCTCCCCGGTGCGCAGGGCGAGGTTCTGGTGGCGGGCCCGCATGTCTTCCAGGGCTATCGCACCGCTGCCGGCACCGTGGATCGCCCGCAGGACGGCTGGCTGCGATCGGGTGATCGGGGCGAGGTGCTGCCATCGGGCGAGCTCCGGATCATCGGCCGGGCCAAGGACGTGATCATCCGCAGCGGTCACAACATCGATCCGGTGGCGATCGAGGCGGTCGCGCATGCCCATCCGGCGGTCGCCCAGGCGGCGGCGGTTGCCATGCCCGACGATTATGCCGGGGAACTGCCGGTGCTTTATGTGATGCCGCGCGCCGGCATGATCTGCTCCGAAGACGACATCGCGGCCTTTATGGCCGCGCACATCGCCGAGCCGCCGGCGCGGCCGCGCCATGTGTTCGTGCTGCCCGACCTGCCCTTGACCCCGCTTGGCAAGATCGCACGCTTTCGCCTGCGTCAGCTCGCGGCCGAACATCGGGTTCGGGCGGCGCTTGGCGAGACCGGAGAGGGCCTCGCGATCCGCTGCGCGGATCC from Tistrella bauzanensis includes the following:
- a CDS encoding AMP-binding protein; protein product: MPTGTDGREAALRARLDATPTPYDLLAQIAVERPDHPALDYLPDAAGSPPITISYAALVREIRQMTAALRAAGVGPEDGVAILLPFVPQAVMALIAATAAGIAFPMNLLLSAEALTAQMTLARVRVVVTMGPHPALDVHGRVMAAVAAVPTVTKVVAVPMGAASRQAVNWVDFLGSGAECVVDPGHPDRVAAFIHTGGTTGAPRLAQLSARNLAAATLMAAAGSGMIAEDRVLTGLPLFHVGGAVDVLLAALSQGATVIFPTATAMRNPEVLRRFWQIVDETGASMIGSVPTILAAIADSPRGSARLDRLRAILTGGSPLAPELAARVEKIAACPVCQLYGMTETGGIVSVQPADGRFHDHAVGPPVPLARVALGAVDAARLPGAQGEVLVAGPHVFQGYRTAAGTVDRPQDGWLRSGDRGEVLPSGELRIIGRAKDVIIRSGHNIDPVAIEAVAHAHPAVAQAAAVAMPDDYAGELPVLYVMPRAGMICSEDDIAAFMAAHIAEPPARPRHVFVLPDLPLTPLGKIARFRLRQLAAEHRVRAALGETGEGLAIRCADPAAKRITIDGEVAPDRLRAIEAVLARLGLERAQECQP